The Aspergillus nidulans FGSC A4 chromosome VIII genome contains the following window.
AGGTATgttcccttctttcttacTTAGCTTTGGATGGATGCGCATCCATGTACTTCCGCTTCTGCAGTGTTCAGCTGGCTGATATTCAAACTTACAGGGGGTTGTGAGGCTGAAACAGGACGAGCTGGTTCGCGCAAAGATGTAGGAAAGATGTACGACTGTTGATTCATATTCACATTGCATTATATCTTCTTTTTGGTCTTCTGACTGTACTCTTACACTTGACAGGAGTCCAGATCACAGTCCAGGTCACAGCGCTGATTACTTAACTGCCTTCACTTCTTCGTCGCTTTTCCTTTCTGCATAGATATATATTCTCTTGGTTTCCTCAGAAACATCGACCATAGTACAGGCTTAGATTACTATGTACATACGAAAGCCTACCACTTCGCCGCACTTTAGCCATGTCATATGTTACAGACTAAATATTCTGAATATAACCGTAGAAGCAATTCAAGCAAATACCCTTCAGCAGGCCGATATCCCCTCGCCATATGTGCATGCATACTTAACTCATCCCACTCACCGAAGACACTCGCAGAAGACAATCGCAGGCTAAACAATGACAATGATTAAAGACAACTGAAAAGGCAGAACAATGCACGCAAGTTGATTGCTTTTGGAATCAGAAAGCCGCCCGCCCGATTTTGCATGACCCGAGAACAGAAACAAGGAAAGCAACTTGTAACCCCAGGGAAAATGCAAATGATGATGGAACGCCTTTTCCCGCTGCTTCCTCCCAGGTTCCCACCCTTCCTCACGCCtttcttccatctccctAACGTGAACTAGTCAGACCTCCATtttctcgccgttcttctcctgctgctgccatatCTGTTGCTGGCGTCTCTTTTCACAGAACTCAAGAGCTTTTGCTCCCCAGATCTCCCTGCCCTTATATTCACCCACATGTTCCGGCCAGCTCTTCACCTCTCTCGccaaattctccagctcctgcattGGGAGCTCATCAAGCGTCGTTAGGAACGTCTTGACTCCAAATACGATTGCGCCTGTCCGAGGGAGTCTGCGAAAAGTCTGCCGTTCACGCCGGACTACAATATCCTGCGGAGATGGATCTGGGTTGTCCTCGGATAACGTGGTGGGACGGTACAAGATCTCAAACAGATTCTCGTCTGGTCGTTTCACTTCCACAAAGTAGTTGGATCGTTCCATGGGCGATTCAGGTGTGAGGCGGCAGAGAAACCTAGTTCATGACGTGTTAGTATAACGATTCGTCCTTCATTCCTTATGGCTTGACTTACTTGCTAACCGAGTTGGCTACTTGCTGGTGCCATAATGGGACTGGGTTGTGCAGCTGAGAGATTGTCCACCCAATGCGCTCTGCTACTGTCCAGCCAACAGGGAAGAGACTTGCGCTCGCAGCCCTGCAAGTCAAAGTTAGCATGGTTTTTCTGGTTTCTCTGTGGAAAATCCCAATCCCAGTGGTGTTCACTCACAGGTAATACTCTCCGTCTTCGTTCTTCATTAGGATGCTGAGGTCCTCCATAGTCAATCTCACGGCGATTTCCAGAGGATCCATCTGCTcatttcttcctccgccgaaAACAAATG
Protein-coding sequences here:
- a CDS encoding heme-dependent oxidative N-demethylase family protein (transcript_id=CADANIAT00001791), whose protein sequence is MKTLASVGLAILLLTFLALRVRKEIPSWLAATKRIAQSAGCNDINRMAPYPAQPIKGRDRYRVMMDVRKLDVENWLTLDKNYMDEHVVRSQLLAREKQKVLQCLPESYEACLEALEEVVEFLTQRFSNMFDMKRHGEETTVYNKVTGETFVFGGGRNEQMDPLEIAVRLTMEDLSILMKNEDGEYYLAASASLFPVGWTVAERIGWTISQLHNPVPLWHQQVANSVSKFLCRLTPESPMERSNYFVEVKRPDENLFEILYRPTTLSEDNPDPSPQDIVVRRERQTFRRLPRTGAIVFGVKTFLTTLDELPMQELENLAREVKSWPEHVGEYKGREIWGAKALEFCEKRRQQQIWQQQEKNGEKMEV